From a single Ascaphus truei isolate aAscTru1 chromosome 2, aAscTru1.hap1, whole genome shotgun sequence genomic region:
- the LOC142488643 gene encoding uncharacterized protein LOC142488643 encodes MLLLYIVAPEGHVSPETEQVSSPGSASSTHLEEHDEEDFDDDDDDDDAAAAAIDTQIQASDHEEVPIETVLPPKRPANTTYDAIVASEGKIVEAENRRHSDLMTVLERMIALQEETVSQLAHLHRVFIEVPKQLQKINTSFEALVVQQTQANYWRMTNVPQFNTSQAGSVHAGQFSPHSSDIHSPGPNVTGQVADIAVQVPDHILPLPSVQIQQQTPTKEATKTKQDTHETDQPSLVQCLPTCSHVSVGTSPVREQSLPKSPVGESLPKSPVGE; translated from the exons atgttattgttatatatagttgcccctgaaggacatgtgtcacctgagactgaacaagtgtcttcacctgggtcagccagctcaacacacctagaag aacatgatgaagaggattttgatgatgatgatgatgatgatgatgccgccgccgccgccatagacacacaaatacaagcaagtgaccatgaagaggttccaattgaaactgttttaccgccaaaacgtccagcaaataccacatatgatgcaattgtagcttctgagggaaaaattgtggaagcagaaaatcgtcgccattctgacctgatgacagtgctggaaaggatgattgcactgcaggaagaaacagtttcacaattggcacatctccacagagtcttcattgaagtgcctaaacagttgcaaaaaatcaacacctcattcgaagcattagttgttcagcaaacacaagctaattactggagaatgactaatgtaccacaattcaacacctcacaggcaggatctgttcatgcaggtcagttttcaccacattcatctgatattcattcaccaggcccaaatgttaccggtcaagtagcagacattgctgtgcaggttcctgatcacatcctaccgctgccatctgtacaaattcagcagcagacacctacaaaggaggcgacaaaaacaaaacaagacacacatgaaacagaccaaccatcacttgtgcagtgtctaccaacttgctcacatgtgtcagtgggcacaagccctgtccgtgaacagtcactacccaaaagccctgtaggtgagtcactgcccaaaagccctgtaggtgaatag